Proteins encoded in a region of the Streptomyces sp. NBC_00513 genome:
- a CDS encoding very short patch repair endonuclease, translated as MEALESTPDVRARMSRQKSKDTKIEVALRKALHASGLRFRVHGRPVKGVRREADIVFGPARVAVFVDGCFWHGCPEHATWPRRNAEFWRAKIEGNQARDRDTDARLAEAGWLAFRVWEHEPPAESAVRVAEVVARRRAERAARAAARTAARAVVAGTAAADARTVAGEAPAVAGEAPASAGDVRVEEGGAAGSPAG; from the coding sequence GTGGAAGCCCTGGAGAGCACTCCCGACGTCCGCGCTCGCATGAGCCGGCAGAAGAGCAAGGACACCAAGATCGAGGTGGCCCTGCGGAAGGCCCTGCACGCCTCGGGACTGCGGTTCCGCGTTCACGGCCGCCCCGTGAAGGGGGTGCGCAGGGAGGCCGACATCGTCTTCGGTCCGGCGCGCGTCGCGGTCTTCGTGGACGGCTGTTTCTGGCACGGCTGCCCGGAGCACGCGACCTGGCCCCGGCGCAACGCGGAGTTCTGGCGGGCGAAGATCGAGGGCAACCAGGCTCGGGACCGGGACACCGACGCGCGGCTCGCGGAGGCGGGCTGGCTGGCCTTCCGGGTGTGGGAGCACGAGCCGCCGGCCGAGTCGGCGGTCCGGGTCGCCGAGGTGGTGGCGCGCCGGAGGGCCGAACGCGCCGCCCGCGCCGCCGCTCGTACGGCCGCCCGCGCCGTCGTCGCCGGTACGGCCGCCGCTGATGCCCGTACCGTCGCCGGTGAGGCCCCCGCCGTCGCCGGTGAGGCCCCTGCCTCCGCCGGTGATGTCCGTGTCGAGGAGGGCGGGGCGGCCGGGTCACCCGCGGGGTGA
- a CDS encoding fumarylacetoacetate hydrolase family protein, with protein sequence MKLLRVGPVGSERPALLDRDGTLRDLSGLITDVDGALLADDSVLSRVREAAAAGELPVLDAEGLRIGSPIGRIGKIVGIGLNYFAHAAEVGAEPPAEPILFLKAADTVVGPDDTVLIPRGSVKTDWEAELGVVIGATARYLDSAEEGLAHVGGYTLVNDVSEREFQIERGGTWDKGKNCETFTPLGPWLVTADEVGDPQRLDVRLWVNGVLRQDGNTADQIFPVGEVVRYLSRFMTLYPGDVIVTGTPAGVAMGQPEPKPYLRAGDVVELEIEGLGRQRQEFKGA encoded by the coding sequence ATGAAGCTGCTGCGTGTCGGACCGGTCGGGTCGGAGCGCCCCGCGCTGCTCGACCGGGACGGAACCCTGCGGGACCTGTCCGGCCTGATCACGGATGTGGACGGCGCCCTGCTGGCCGACGACTCCGTGCTGTCCCGGGTACGGGAAGCGGCGGCGGCCGGGGAACTGCCGGTGCTCGACGCCGAAGGGCTCCGGATCGGGTCGCCGATCGGCCGCATCGGCAAGATCGTGGGCATCGGCCTGAACTACTTCGCTCACGCGGCCGAGGTCGGCGCGGAACCCCCGGCCGAGCCGATCCTGTTCCTCAAGGCCGCGGACACCGTGGTCGGCCCGGACGACACGGTGCTGATCCCGCGCGGCAGCGTGAAGACCGACTGGGAGGCGGAGCTCGGCGTCGTCATCGGCGCCACCGCCCGCTACCTGGACTCCGCCGAGGAGGGCCTGGCCCACGTCGGCGGGTACACGCTGGTGAACGACGTCTCCGAGCGCGAGTTCCAGATCGAGCGCGGCGGCACCTGGGACAAGGGCAAGAACTGCGAGACCTTCACCCCGCTCGGCCCGTGGCTGGTGACGGCCGACGAGGTCGGCGACCCGCAGCGGTTGGACGTGCGGCTGTGGGTCAACGGCGTCCTGCGGCAGGACGGCAACACGGCGGACCAGATCTTCCCCGTCGGCGAGGTCGTGCGGTACCTGAGCCGCTTCATGACGCTGTACCCGGGCGACGTCATCGTCACCGGCACGCCGGCCGGCGTGGCCATGGGGCAGCCGGAACCGAAGCCGTACCTGCGGGCGGGCGACGTCGTGGAGCTGGAGATCGAGGGCCTCGGCCGGCAGCGCCAGGAGTTCAAGGGCGCGTAG
- a CDS encoding GNAT family N-acetyltransferase — protein MICYGQAVLDLADELVDAYADVFSAPPWNEDEETIRLFAARLPADARRRGFRTALAQSATGIDGFATGWLTPNAFPKNRAYAQVAAQLGPARVKELLTGALEIDELAVRPHARGRGTGRDLLTEITADAPDRRAWLLTSRLAHDTVATYRRLGWHEVTALPGTETGVVVFLAPDHPNR, from the coding sequence GTGATCTGCTACGGACAGGCCGTCCTCGACCTCGCGGACGAACTGGTCGACGCCTACGCCGACGTCTTCTCCGCCCCACCGTGGAACGAGGATGAAGAAACCATTCGCCTGTTCGCGGCCCGCCTCCCGGCCGACGCCCGGCGCCGTGGTTTCCGTACCGCCCTCGCCCAGTCCGCGACCGGCATCGACGGCTTCGCCACCGGCTGGCTCACCCCGAACGCCTTCCCCAAGAACCGCGCGTACGCCCAGGTCGCCGCCCAGCTCGGACCGGCCCGGGTCAAGGAACTCCTCACCGGCGCGCTGGAGATAGACGAACTCGCCGTACGCCCCCACGCGCGCGGCCGCGGCACCGGCCGCGACCTGCTCACCGAGATCACCGCCGACGCCCCCGACCGGCGCGCCTGGCTGCTGACCTCCCGGCTCGCCCACGACACGGTGGCGACGTACCGGCGCCTGGGCTGGCACGAGGTCACCGCGCTGCCCGGCACCGAGACCGGCGTCGTCGTCTTCCTGGCCCCGGACCACCCGAACCGCTGA
- a CDS encoding DUF6412 domain-containing protein, giving the protein MTLLLLGGFLGLLLGENGLAAAVVALAAAVAVGAAALAASLVRPVPPHRIRTAIRDREHRTAFLPQRDPDASGRSRPRAPGRLVPTAA; this is encoded by the coding sequence ATGACCCTGTTGCTGCTCGGCGGGTTCCTCGGGCTGCTGCTCGGGGAGAACGGCCTGGCCGCCGCGGTGGTCGCGCTGGCCGCCGCCGTCGCCGTGGGCGCAGCGGCCCTGGCCGCCAGCCTCGTGCGGCCCGTGCCGCCCCATCGCATACGCACCGCCATCCGTGATCGCGAGCACCGTACGGCGTTCCTGCCGCAGCGCGATCCCGACGCCTCCGGCCGGTCGCGGCCCAGGGCGCCCGGCCGCCTCGTCCCGACGGCCGCGTAG
- a CDS encoding ABC transporter permease, giving the protein MWIRSTMTYRASFLLSTFGNAVITLLDFVAISIMFSHVDALGGFTLPEIALLYGSCSASLGLADLLLGNTDRIGVRIRDGSLDTMLVRPVPVLAQVAADRFALRRVGRIAQGLGVLTWALWTLGPQVAWTPGKVLLVPVMITAGAAIFGAVMVAGAAFQFVAGDAAEVQNSFTYGGCTMLQYPPTVFAKDLLRGVTFIVPLAFVNWLPALHVLGRPDPLGLPGWVAYLSPLVAFVVFLPASLAWRAGVRSYRSTGS; this is encoded by the coding sequence ATGTGGATCCGCTCGACGATGACGTACCGGGCGTCGTTCCTGCTGTCCACCTTCGGGAACGCGGTGATCACCCTGCTCGACTTCGTGGCGATCTCCATCATGTTCTCGCACGTGGACGCGCTGGGCGGCTTCACCCTGCCCGAGATCGCCCTGCTGTACGGGTCCTGCTCGGCCTCCCTGGGCCTCGCGGACCTGCTGCTGGGCAACACCGACCGGATCGGCGTCCGGATCCGGGACGGCTCGCTCGACACGATGCTGGTGCGGCCGGTGCCGGTGCTCGCGCAGGTGGCGGCGGACCGGTTCGCGTTGCGACGGGTGGGTCGGATCGCCCAGGGGCTCGGTGTGCTGACCTGGGCGCTCTGGACACTGGGCCCCCAGGTGGCGTGGACGCCCGGGAAGGTGCTGCTGGTACCGGTGATGATCACGGCCGGGGCGGCGATCTTCGGGGCGGTGATGGTGGCCGGGGCGGCGTTCCAGTTCGTCGCGGGCGACGCGGCGGAGGTGCAGAACTCCTTCACCTACGGCGGCTGCACGATGCTCCAGTACCCGCCGACCGTCTTCGCGAAGGACCTGCTGCGCGGGGTGACCTTCATCGTGCCGCTGGCCTTCGTCAACTGGCTGCCCGCACTGCACGTGCTGGGGCGGCCCGACCCGTTGGGCCTGCCGGGATGGGTGGCCTACCTGAGCCCCCTGGTGGCCTTCGTGGTGTTCCTGCCCGCGTCGCTCGCGTGGCGCGCGGGAGTTCGTTCGTACCGCAGCACGGGGAGTTGA
- a CDS encoding DUF445 domain-containing protein — MQTKPATGGRQEHVEDVDNRDRAHAGAAAPAAPPARGAFVFNAADEERQRGVRRMKATATGLLVLVALVYVLATWAEHRGAGAWAGYVAAAAEAGMVGALADWFAVTALFRRPLGLPIPHTAIIPTKKDQLGVSLGEFVGENFLSAEVVRARLGALGIGGRLGSWLAEPAHADRVTAELATALRGALTVLRDADVQAVVGEAITRRAESAEIAPGIGKMLERVVADGGHHRGVDLICVKAHDWLVLHGDSVMDAVQGGAPGWTPRFVDRKIGDRVYKELLRFVTEMRDMPEHPARGAVDRFLKDFAVDLQSDTDTRARVERLKNDVLSRGEVQDVIASAWTAIRSMILSAAEDEQSELRLRVRSSLMSLGARLATDGRLQAKLEGWIEGALVYVVTTYRTEVTSLITDTVAGWDAEHTSRKIEAHIGRDLQFIRINGTVVGALAGLLIYSVSKAFGA, encoded by the coding sequence ATGCAGACAAAACCGGCCACCGGGGGAAGGCAGGAGCACGTGGAAGACGTGGACAACCGCGACAGGGCGCACGCCGGGGCCGCGGCACCGGCCGCACCACCCGCCCGAGGCGCGTTCGTGTTCAACGCGGCGGACGAGGAGCGGCAGCGCGGCGTACGCCGGATGAAGGCCACCGCCACCGGCCTGCTGGTCCTGGTGGCACTGGTCTACGTGCTCGCCACATGGGCGGAGCACAGGGGCGCGGGCGCCTGGGCCGGGTATGTGGCGGCGGCGGCCGAGGCGGGCATGGTCGGCGCGCTCGCCGACTGGTTCGCGGTCACCGCTCTGTTCCGGCGACCGCTGGGCCTGCCCATCCCGCACACCGCGATCATCCCGACGAAGAAGGACCAGCTCGGCGTCTCCCTCGGGGAGTTCGTCGGGGAGAACTTCCTCTCCGCGGAAGTGGTGCGGGCCCGCCTCGGCGCGCTCGGGATCGGCGGCCGGCTCGGATCCTGGCTGGCGGAGCCCGCCCACGCCGACCGGGTCACGGCGGAGTTGGCCACCGCGCTGCGCGGGGCGCTGACCGTCCTGCGCGACGCCGACGTCCAGGCCGTCGTCGGCGAGGCGATCACCAGACGGGCCGAGAGCGCCGAGATCGCGCCCGGCATCGGCAAGATGCTGGAGCGGGTCGTCGCGGACGGTGGGCACCACCGCGGCGTCGACCTGATCTGCGTCAAGGCGCACGACTGGCTCGTGCTGCACGGGGACTCGGTCATGGACGCGGTACAGGGCGGTGCCCCCGGCTGGACCCCCCGGTTCGTCGACCGCAAGATCGGCGACCGGGTGTACAAGGAGCTGCTGCGCTTCGTCACCGAGATGCGGGACATGCCCGAGCACCCGGCACGGGGCGCGGTGGACCGGTTCCTGAAGGACTTCGCGGTCGACCTGCAATCGGACACCGACACCCGGGCACGGGTCGAGCGGCTCAAGAACGACGTCCTGTCCCGGGGCGAGGTGCAGGACGTGATCGCCTCGGCCTGGACCGCGATCCGGTCGATGATCCTCTCGGCGGCCGAGGACGAGCAGAGCGAACTGCGCCTGCGGGTGCGGTCCTCACTGATGTCCCTGGGCGCGCGCCTGGCCACGGACGGCCGGCTCCAGGCCAAGCTGGAGGGCTGGATCGAGGGCGCGCTGGTGTACGTGGTCACCACCTACCGGACGGAGGTCACCTCGTTGATCACCGACACGGTGGCGGGATGGGACGCGGAGCACACCTCGCGGAAGATCGAGGCGCACATCGGGCGCGACCTCCAGTTCATCCGGATCAACGGCACGGTCGTGGGCGCGTTGGCGGGACTGCTCATCTACTCGGTGTCGAAGGCGTTCGGGGCGTAG
- a CDS encoding SEC-C metal-binding domain-containing protein produces MRPDTPAEHIAEAERLIRTATRYPEDQEPLLLQAAAHLELADARDRASTLYDQLLAGEPANPHLVKALQAANLWEYGHEAEARALIQGIRAAAPVDPAPWEVIAEALEAHDELTASEECFTEAANLLISDSTPLTRATTALITGRHRVRRLLGLPHDDWDMVADTRHIGPIPLDELHDPKRIWALGSDDPAELRAEIARLRAELGDRRAALSRPFPVAILHWPQRELAELLTSYPTLAAEYPSHEAHLRDIETSLRALAASGTTNLGIVTASVPAYEAFAASEKTSPASPSLLVEFATTLAARGKATPWPPSRTDSCWCASGKPYAECHGG; encoded by the coding sequence ATGCGCCCCGACACGCCTGCCGAGCACATCGCCGAAGCCGAGCGCCTCATCCGCACGGCGACCCGCTACCCCGAGGACCAGGAGCCCTTGCTCCTCCAGGCCGCGGCCCACCTCGAACTGGCCGACGCACGCGACCGGGCGAGCACGCTCTACGACCAACTCCTCGCCGGCGAGCCGGCCAACCCGCACCTCGTGAAGGCCCTCCAGGCCGCGAACCTGTGGGAGTACGGTCACGAGGCCGAGGCTCGCGCCCTCATCCAGGGGATCCGTGCCGCGGCTCCGGTCGATCCGGCCCCCTGGGAGGTCATCGCCGAAGCCCTGGAGGCCCACGACGAGTTGACCGCCTCGGAGGAGTGCTTCACCGAAGCCGCGAACCTCCTCATTTCGGACAGCACCCCTCTGACCCGGGCCACCACCGCCCTCATCACCGGCCGACACCGGGTCCGCCGGCTCCTCGGGCTTCCGCACGACGACTGGGACATGGTCGCCGACACCCGCCACATCGGGCCGATCCCGCTGGACGAGCTCCACGACCCGAAGCGCATCTGGGCCCTGGGCTCCGACGACCCGGCCGAGCTCCGCGCCGAGATCGCCCGCCTGCGCGCCGAGCTGGGTGACCGGCGGGCCGCCCTCTCCCGCCCCTTCCCGGTGGCCATCCTGCACTGGCCGCAACGGGAACTGGCCGAGCTCCTGACCAGCTATCCGACCCTCGCCGCCGAGTACCCCTCGCACGAGGCCCACCTGCGGGACATCGAGACATCCCTGCGCGCCCTGGCCGCCTCGGGGACCACCAACCTCGGAATCGTCACCGCGAGCGTGCCCGCGTACGAGGCCTTCGCGGCCTCGGAGAAGACCTCCCCGGCCTCTCCGAGCCTGCTCGTGGAGTTCGCCACGACCCTCGCCGCCCGCGGCAAGGCCACCCCGTGGCCCCCGTCGCGGACGGACTCCTGCTGGTGCGCCTCGGGCAAGCCGTACGCGGAGTGCCACGGCGGATAG
- a CDS encoding YidC/Oxa1 family membrane protein insertase, with protein sequence MSVFTHLVAQLGRLLEPVLAESATAAAIVLFTVLVRLALHPLSRAAFRGATPMAGCLPMLLQLPVFFVMYQAFSSAKVSGAANELLGHRLFAAPLGDRWTDALGEGGVFGAPGLVFLGLFAAIAVVAAWSAVRGRRAAAAAPPVPVAPPVGAGRGTTAKGVAVTAGAKGKGNAHTKGNAHAKAGAKASASAAATGLPQVTAEQQAMMRKLGGVLPLLSFGTLITAAVVPLAAGLYLLTTTAWTVAERAWLQHRKERQDDGVQRSSL encoded by the coding sequence GTGTCCGTTTTCACTCATCTTGTTGCCCAGCTGGGCCGGCTCCTGGAGCCGGTACTGGCCGAGTCCGCGACCGCCGCCGCGATCGTGCTGTTCACCGTGCTCGTACGGCTCGCCCTGCACCCGCTCAGCCGGGCCGCTTTCCGGGGCGCGACCCCGATGGCCGGGTGCCTGCCGATGCTGCTGCAACTGCCGGTGTTCTTCGTGATGTACCAGGCCTTCTCCTCGGCGAAGGTGAGCGGGGCGGCCAACGAACTGCTGGGCCACCGACTGTTCGCCGCGCCGCTCGGGGACCGGTGGACGGACGCCCTCGGCGAGGGCGGTGTGTTCGGGGCGCCGGGGCTGGTGTTCCTCGGACTGTTCGCGGCGATTGCGGTGGTGGCCGCCTGGAGTGCGGTACGCGGACGGCGGGCCGCCGCGGCCGCGCCGCCGGTCCCGGTCGCCCCGCCCGTCGGCGCGGGGAGGGGGACCACCGCGAAGGGGGTCGCCGTGACGGCCGGTGCCAAGGGGAAGGGCAACGCTCACACGAAGGGCAACGCTCACGCGAAGGCCGGTGCCAAGGCGAGTGCGTCGGCCGCCGCGACCGGGCTCCCGCAGGTCACGGCCGAACAGCAGGCGATGATGCGCAAGCTCGGCGGCGTGCTGCCCCTGCTGTCCTTCGGGACGCTGATCACCGCCGCCGTGGTCCCGCTGGCCGCAGGGCTGTACCTGCTGACCACCACCGCGTGGACCGTCGCCGAACGCGCCTGGCTCCAGCACCGCAAGGAGCGGCAGGACGACGGAGTGCAGCGTTCCAGCCTGTGA
- a CDS encoding ATP-binding cassette domain-containing protein, which produces MATDTLISLDGVEKVFDVRRRVGLVRREKRRVRAVDGISFEIARGEVVGYIGPNGAGKSTTIKMLTGILTPSAGRLRVAGIDPARERMRLAHRIGVVFGQRTTLWWDLPLKDSYGLMRRMYRIPAARFKENLERCVDRLDLAELLDVPVRQLSLGQRMRGDIAAALLHDPEVLYLDEPTIGLDVVSKARVRGFLRQLNEELGTTVLLTTHDLQDIEQLCERVMVIDHGRLMYDGPLGGLHTSVAGGAGERTLVVDLEREVPPIEVVGARVVRVDGPRQWLAFPAQASAAPLVAAVAAQYPLVDLSVREPDIEDVIARMYAGRG; this is translated from the coding sequence ATGGCAACGGACACGTTGATCTCGCTGGACGGGGTCGAGAAGGTCTTCGACGTACGACGCCGCGTGGGCCTGGTACGTCGGGAGAAACGCCGGGTCAGGGCCGTGGACGGGATCAGCTTCGAGATCGCGCGGGGCGAGGTCGTCGGCTACATCGGACCGAACGGCGCCGGCAAGTCCACCACGATCAAGATGCTGACGGGGATCCTCACCCCGAGCGCCGGCCGGCTCCGCGTGGCCGGCATCGACCCGGCACGGGAGCGGATGCGGCTCGCGCACCGGATCGGGGTGGTGTTCGGGCAGCGCACCACGCTCTGGTGGGACCTGCCGCTGAAGGACTCCTACGGGCTGATGCGGCGGATGTACCGGATCCCGGCGGCGCGGTTCAAGGAGAACCTGGAACGCTGCGTGGACCGGTTGGACCTGGCCGAGCTGCTCGACGTACCGGTACGCCAACTGTCGTTGGGGCAGCGGATGCGCGGTGACATCGCGGCGGCGCTGCTGCACGATCCGGAGGTGTTGTACCTGGACGAGCCGACGATCGGGCTCGACGTGGTGAGCAAGGCGAGGGTACGCGGGTTCCTGCGGCAGTTGAACGAGGAACTGGGCACGACCGTCCTGCTTACCACGCACGACCTCCAGGACATCGAGCAGCTCTGCGAGCGGGTGATGGTGATCGACCACGGGCGGTTGATGTACGACGGTCCGCTGGGCGGGTTGCACACGTCGGTGGCCGGCGGGGCGGGCGAGCGGACGCTGGTGGTGGACCTGGAACGGGAGGTCCCGCCGATCGAGGTGGTCGGGGCGCGGGTGGTGCGGGTGGACGGGCCCCGGCAGTGGCTGGCGTTCCCCGCGCAGGCGTCGGCGGCGCCGCTGGTGGCGGCGGTGGCGGCGCAGTACCCGCTGGTGGACCTGTCGGTGCGCGAGCCGGACATCGAGGACGTGATCGCGCGGATGTACGCGGGCCGGGGGTGA
- a CDS encoding class E sortase yields the protein MRDHIPVVVQGSGRRARRAGLAGALWAAAELIVTAGVVVLLLVVHQVWWTNRQALAAARDEVHALERSWAQEPAGRPRPTPDPPPGEGAAPAPEDAPEPAPESKGEPGTGGEGGPGTGSGSGSGGSAAAGAPSRADGPPAREGSYAILRIPRLGVVVPVAQGIDKRAVLDKGYAGHYPGTAAPGARGNLALAGHRNTHGEPFRYINRLRAGDELIVDVRGERYTYVVGKVLAQTTERDTGVIAPVPRSSVRPDQGYTEPGAYITLTTCTPEYTSRYRLVVWGTLRR from the coding sequence GTGCGGGATCACATACCTGTGGTGGTGCAGGGGAGCGGCCGGCGGGCGCGCCGGGCCGGTCTCGCGGGGGCGCTGTGGGCGGCGGCGGAGCTGATCGTCACGGCCGGCGTGGTGGTGTTGTTGCTGGTGGTGCACCAGGTGTGGTGGACGAACAGGCAGGCCCTGGCCGCCGCGCGGGACGAGGTCCACGCCCTGGAACGATCCTGGGCCCAGGAGCCGGCCGGGCGCCCGCGCCCCACGCCCGACCCGCCCCCGGGAGAGGGGGCGGCGCCGGCCCCCGAGGACGCCCCGGAACCCGCCCCGGAGTCGAAGGGCGAGCCGGGGACGGGCGGGGAAGGGGGCCCGGGAACCGGTTCGGGCTCCGGCTCGGGCGGGTCCGCCGCGGCCGGCGCGCCCTCCCGCGCCGACGGGCCGCCGGCGCGGGAGGGCTCGTACGCGATCCTGCGCATCCCGCGCCTGGGCGTCGTGGTGCCCGTGGCGCAGGGGATCGACAAGCGGGCCGTGCTGGACAAGGGATACGCCGGGCACTACCCCGGTACGGCCGCTCCCGGCGCGCGGGGGAACCTCGCGCTGGCCGGGCACCGGAACACCCACGGGGAACCCTTCCGGTACATCAACCGGCTGCGCGCGGGGGACGAGCTGATCGTCGACGTGCGGGGCGAGCGGTACACGTACGTCGTGGGGAAGGTCCTGGCGCAGACCACCGAGCGGGACACCGGGGTGATCGCGCCCGTGCCCCGCAGTTCGGTCCGACCCGATCAGGGCTACACCGAGCCGGGCGCCTACATCACGTTGACGACCTGCACGCCCGAGTACACGTCCCGGTACCGGCTGGTGGTGTGGGGGACGCTGAGGCGCTGA
- a CDS encoding DNA cytosine methyltransferase produces MTRMQPQPSRPGQIRVMDLFAGAGGFSAGFSHYTPRSGVNPFASVAAVEFDPAAASTYAANFGGAHVYPGDISDFDPTPFKGEVDVIMGGPPCQGFSGLGKQNPDDPRNELWQEYVRVVARVHPKVFVIENVDRFLRSPQFEDLRTASQTPGHPLYDYTVVPALLNAADYGVPQARRRVIVICTRKDLGETLTHPEPTHAKHGHTGEVDAPPTLPRWEPVSTVFERSAKRPLLDRMPDPRGGEPALVTGVQGHHLTTDLHFGRSPEDLSRARYKAIPENGNRKDLRGVHYRIDRSGNIRLSTEGAEYKRLKGPEFYLSTESWDNHNSGSGDVMGRLRAHTPSVTIRTEFYKPEKGRYLHPTADRPITHYEAALIQGFPEDFKWYGTKIQIARQIGNAVPVGLGTALAGAIHTFLARHM; encoded by the coding sequence ATGACCAGAATGCAGCCCCAGCCGTCCCGGCCTGGCCAGATCCGGGTCATGGACCTCTTCGCCGGGGCGGGCGGCTTTTCTGCTGGTTTCTCGCATTACACCCCTCGTTCGGGCGTGAACCCCTTCGCCTCGGTGGCGGCCGTCGAGTTCGACCCCGCCGCCGCGTCCACGTACGCGGCCAACTTCGGTGGGGCGCACGTCTACCCGGGCGACATCTCGGACTTCGACCCCACCCCGTTCAAGGGCGAGGTCGACGTGATCATGGGCGGGCCGCCCTGCCAGGGGTTCTCCGGACTGGGCAAGCAGAATCCGGACGACCCCCGCAACGAGCTGTGGCAGGAGTACGTCCGGGTCGTGGCCCGGGTCCACCCCAAGGTCTTCGTGATCGAGAACGTCGACCGGTTCCTGAGGTCCCCGCAGTTCGAGGACCTGCGGACGGCCTCGCAGACCCCGGGTCACCCGCTCTACGACTACACCGTGGTGCCCGCGCTGTTGAACGCCGCCGACTACGGGGTGCCGCAGGCCCGCCGGCGCGTGATCGTCATCTGCACGCGCAAGGACCTGGGTGAGACGTTGACCCACCCCGAGCCGACGCACGCGAAGCACGGCCACACGGGCGAGGTCGACGCCCCGCCGACGCTGCCGCGCTGGGAGCCGGTCTCGACGGTCTTCGAACGGTCGGCGAAGCGGCCCCTCCTCGACCGGATGCCGGATCCGCGCGGCGGCGAACCCGCCCTCGTGACCGGCGTACAGGGCCACCACCTCACCACGGACCTGCACTTCGGCCGCAGCCCGGAAGACCTCTCGCGCGCCAGGTACAAGGCGATCCCCGAGAACGGCAACCGCAAGGACCTCCGGGGCGTCCACTACCGCATCGACCGGTCGGGGAACATCCGCCTGTCCACCGAGGGGGCGGAATACAAGCGCCTCAAGGGGCCCGAGTTCTACCTCTCCACGGAGAGCTGGGACAACCACAACTCGGGTTCCGGGGACGTGATGGGGCGATTGCGGGCGCACACCCCGTCGGTCACCATCCGCACCGAGTTCTACAAGCCCGAGAAGGGCCGGTACCTCCACCCGACCGCGGACCGGCCCATCACCCACTACGAGGCCGCCCTCATCCAGGGGTTCCCCGAGGACTTCAAGTGGTACGGGACGAAGATCCAGATCGCCCGTCAGATCGGCAACGCCGTGCCCGTCGGACTCGGCACCGCGCTGGCCGGGGCCATCCACACCTTCCTCGCCCGCCACATGTGA
- a CDS encoding DUF1707 domain-containing protein, whose translation MSDDRSERPLPELRASDADRDRVVERLRDAVAEGRLDMEEFEERLEAAYASRTYGELEPLTRDLPAVPGAVAPLASGQPAPAGSGVAWPARIGGSGTSATAVAVMSGFQRKGHWTVPARFNAVAFWGGGELDLREANFAQREVVITCVAVMGGIQIIVPPGVEVDVRGIGVMGAFDQRPSSERAEPGAPRVVVNGFAFWGGVEIKVKPPKTPKQARGGRPRKEL comes from the coding sequence ATGAGTGACGATCGGTCGGAGAGGCCGTTGCCGGAACTGAGGGCGTCCGATGCCGACCGGGACCGGGTGGTGGAGCGCCTGCGGGACGCCGTCGCCGAGGGCCGGCTGGACATGGAGGAGTTCGAGGAGAGGCTGGAGGCGGCGTACGCGTCCCGTACCTACGGTGAGTTGGAACCGCTGACGCGCGACCTGCCCGCCGTGCCGGGGGCCGTGGCCCCCCTGGCGTCCGGGCAGCCCGCGCCCGCGGGTTCCGGTGTCGCGTGGCCCGCGCGGATCGGCGGCTCGGGCACCTCCGCCACGGCCGTCGCCGTGATGTCGGGGTTCCAGCGCAAGGGGCACTGGACGGTGCCCGCCCGCTTCAACGCGGTGGCGTTCTGGGGCGGCGGCGAGCTGGACCTGCGGGAGGCGAACTTCGCCCAGCGAGAGGTGGTGATCACCTGCGTCGCCGTCATGGGCGGGATCCAGATCATCGTGCCGCCGGGCGTGGAGGTGGACGTTCGGGGCATCGGGGTGATGGGCGCCTTCGATCAGCGCCCGAGCTCCGAGCGGGCGGAACCGGGGGCTCCGCGGGTGGTCGTGAACGGCTTCGCCTTCTGGGGCGGGGTCGAGATCAAGGTCAAGCCGCCGAAGACGCCCAAGCAGGCGCGCGGCGGGCGGCCCCGCAAGGAGCTGTAG